The Chitinophaga flava genome has a segment encoding these proteins:
- a CDS encoding beta-ketoacyl synthase N-terminal-like domain-containing protein produces MYKSIAIIGLSYELPGIRNWSELSRSLKSKGTNIGTLSPGRLQDIYDKYGPVEMDTGGFIDRVDLFDNEYFDVTEREAVKMYPEHRLFLLHALRAFYDAGYTEKDLEGSGTGIFLASGKSQYLSFLDGQYDFFNGLTGIEATRLAKFLDLRGPAVTVNTTCSSSLVALHNACMSLEQRECDMVLTGGVRIGTITKERAGDFAIMSRTGACRPFDKDADGTMNGEGAVCMVLKRLEDAIRDEDPIYATIEGSAVNHGGARISSLTAPSIEAQKEVILKAWENARVDPKDIRFIEAHGTGTILGDPIEFSGISEAFTEKGVTGLTCKISSVKAQIGHLDTLCGLAGLLRVIAALNNKIIPPQANFAVINEHIEETDNVIEVQREPEYWDAGNGIRIGGVSSFGLTGTNVHMVVAHKEEESRLAADSDLYFLQLGAPTPERLSDIKQEISNVLENNRHTNLDALSRKLNRLYNVGKYNEGLSFTDSASLLKGLQQPVAVPEKETIFLLMDLDLQEYDRELIGTIFNENSLIKKCWEDLVGAAYLPERISDDKVTSVLFQYVLYKYLLSIPEGKMQVVTRQGEGILQQLLNNKVRPADIVQDPSLIIDNENSFNRQNFEYYLFKNFRQQRVILVDFSKGRQMQFPDADNVINISGGFERKERFLLYSELLASGRSPLKVPNVPVFLYDAQFPVYKLSRFWPKNVPSANVGQKATEPVEKIDKGVLTLAEIEARLKPIWKKLLEIEGDIAADDDFFEQGGDSLAGLDLLGQLNKEFKKNLIIYEEMFSYSTFGGLCGVLHDRLTGITVMPKLQAPVSANVAEKATGTVAVVKESEDATFRENKYKALLDTIQQSGALARITHGDILITGSTGFIGSFLVKRILDSTDANIICMARDKKGQRAEERFWSVFNESFGISAHERIRVVNADITDENLLSDKESRELLKNVTTVYHAAGSPAFVGNPNLQEHISFKGTKRIFDWALSNKIKSFNHISTIGITGNGLPEHIESFYETDLNMGQNVENYVHSATKLMAEEYINAHRSPDMGVNIFRIPNAGGRYDDGFTLLHMESNLMYMKLRRICKAGCYSDEFLEHNLNFRIVPVDMLIKVVCELSFYQHKHLSTFHLPFEKGFTMPEIIDAFIKNGIKLTKLDNNDFREYMRKWEENSEEYSVKLIKYGIYDKVRGRNYKIKTDATRLTLEKIKEPVAYDRLTYLKNVVSYCLKEGFLNTDTSLSPNFINQ; encoded by the coding sequence ATGTATAAATCAATCGCGATTATAGGATTATCATATGAATTGCCGGGAATCAGGAACTGGTCTGAATTATCCCGGTCGCTGAAGTCAAAGGGAACGAACATAGGTACGTTGTCTCCCGGACGGTTGCAGGACATTTATGACAAATATGGCCCGGTGGAAATGGATACTGGTGGATTTATTGACAGGGTAGACTTGTTTGACAATGAATACTTCGATGTGACCGAAAGGGAAGCAGTCAAGATGTATCCGGAGCACAGGTTGTTCCTGCTGCATGCACTGCGTGCCTTTTATGATGCCGGCTATACGGAGAAAGACCTGGAGGGTTCGGGTACCGGTATATTTCTCGCGTCCGGGAAATCGCAGTACCTGAGCTTTTTAGATGGTCAGTACGATTTTTTCAATGGCCTTACAGGGATCGAGGCTACTCGTCTTGCAAAGTTCCTGGACCTCAGGGGGCCTGCCGTAACGGTGAACACAACCTGCTCATCCTCTCTCGTAGCATTGCATAATGCCTGTATGAGCCTTGAACAGAGAGAATGTGATATGGTGCTGACAGGAGGGGTAAGAATAGGGACCATCACCAAAGAAAGGGCCGGGGATTTTGCTATCATGTCCAGAACAGGCGCCTGCCGGCCGTTTGATAAAGATGCGGATGGAACGATGAATGGTGAGGGGGCTGTTTGTATGGTGCTTAAACGTCTCGAGGACGCTATCAGAGATGAAGATCCTATATATGCCACCATCGAAGGGAGTGCGGTCAATCATGGAGGTGCCAGGATATCCAGTCTTACAGCTCCGAGCATTGAAGCCCAGAAAGAGGTGATATTGAAAGCCTGGGAAAATGCAAGGGTTGACCCGAAAGATATAAGGTTTATAGAAGCACACGGTACAGGCACTATACTCGGCGATCCCATTGAGTTCAGCGGGATCAGCGAAGCATTTACAGAAAAAGGCGTGACCGGGCTTACCTGTAAGATCAGTTCAGTAAAAGCTCAGATCGGACACCTGGATACATTGTGCGGCCTGGCGGGATTGTTACGGGTGATTGCGGCATTGAACAACAAGATAATCCCTCCTCAGGCAAATTTTGCTGTCATCAATGAACATATTGAAGAAACGGACAACGTAATTGAGGTACAGCGGGAGCCGGAATACTGGGATGCCGGCAATGGAATTAGAATAGGGGGCGTCAGTAGTTTTGGTTTAACCGGAACGAATGTGCATATGGTTGTTGCGCACAAGGAAGAGGAAAGCCGACTTGCGGCTGACAGTGATCTCTATTTTCTGCAACTGGGAGCTCCCACTCCGGAAAGACTCAGTGACATAAAGCAGGAGATCAGCAATGTGTTGGAAAATAACAGGCATACAAACCTGGATGCACTTAGCCGGAAGCTCAACAGGCTCTATAACGTCGGGAAGTATAATGAAGGGCTCTCCTTTACGGACAGTGCCAGCCTGCTGAAAGGACTACAGCAACCGGTGGCTGTACCCGAAAAGGAAACTATATTCCTTTTGATGGATCTCGATTTACAGGAGTACGACCGGGAGCTGATTGGAACGATATTCAATGAGAACAGTTTAATAAAAAAATGCTGGGAAGATCTGGTTGGTGCTGCCTATCTCCCTGAACGTATCTCAGATGACAAGGTTACCAGTGTTTTATTTCAGTATGTGCTGTACAAATACCTGCTGTCCATCCCGGAAGGTAAAATGCAGGTGGTCACCAGGCAAGGTGAAGGCATATTGCAGCAGCTTCTGAACAATAAGGTGAGGCCGGCGGATATTGTTCAGGACCCCTCATTGATCATAGATAATGAGAACAGCTTCAATAGACAGAATTTTGAGTATTACCTGTTCAAGAATTTCAGGCAGCAGAGAGTCATCCTTGTTGATTTTTCAAAAGGACGGCAGATGCAATTCCCGGACGCTGACAATGTTATAAATATCAGCGGTGGATTTGAGCGGAAGGAACGTTTCCTGCTTTATAGTGAACTGCTGGCATCTGGCAGAAGCCCGCTTAAAGTTCCCAATGTTCCGGTTTTTTTATATGATGCCCAGTTCCCTGTCTATAAACTCAGCCGGTTCTGGCCGAAGAATGTTCCCTCAGCTAATGTTGGCCAGAAAGCGACTGAGCCGGTGGAAAAGATAGATAAGGGGGTATTGACCCTCGCGGAAATTGAAGCCCGCCTGAAGCCCATATGGAAGAAATTGCTGGAGATAGAAGGTGATATAGCGGCTGATGATGACTTCTTTGAACAAGGAGGCGATTCTTTGGCAGGCCTTGATCTGCTTGGTCAGCTGAATAAAGAGTTTAAGAAAAATCTGATCATCTATGAGGAAATGTTTTCTTATTCAACGTTCGGTGGGCTATGCGGTGTATTACATGATAGGCTGACGGGTATCACGGTGATGCCTAAACTCCAGGCACCTGTATCGGCCAACGTTGCGGAAAAGGCGACCGGAACAGTGGCCGTAGTAAAAGAGTCAGAAGATGCAACCTTCCGGGAAAACAAGTATAAAGCGTTGCTGGATACCATTCAGCAAAGCGGAGCACTGGCAAGGATCACACATGGGGACATCCTGATCACTGGATCTACAGGTTTCATCGGTTCATTCCTTGTAAAAAGGATACTGGATTCCACCGATGCGAATATCATCTGTATGGCAAGGGATAAAAAGGGACAGCGTGCCGAAGAGCGTTTCTGGTCAGTATTCAATGAGAGTTTTGGCATCAGTGCCCATGAAAGAATCAGAGTAGTCAACGCAGATATCACGGATGAAAATCTGCTCAGTGACAAGGAGTCAAGGGAGCTGCTGAAAAACGTGACTACTGTTTATCACGCTGCAGGATCGCCGGCCTTTGTAGGAAATCCGAACCTGCAAGAGCATATCAGCTTCAAAGGCACCAAACGGATTTTCGACTGGGCGTTGTCAAATAAAATAAAAAGCTTCAATCATATCTCTACTATCGGGATTACCGGGAATGGTTTGCCGGAGCATATAGAATCATTTTATGAAACTGACCTCAACATGGGCCAGAACGTGGAAAATTATGTGCATTCAGCGACCAAACTAATGGCCGAGGAGTATATAAACGCTCACCGTTCACCTGATATGGGGGTGAATATTTTCCGCATTCCCAATGCCGGCGGCCGGTATGACGATGGCTTCACCCTGCTGCACATGGAGTCCAATTTAATGTACATGAAGCTAAGAAGGATATGCAAGGCAGGATGTTACTCCGATGAGTTCCTGGAGCATAACCTGAATTTCAGAATTGTACCGGTGGATATGCTTATCAAGGTAGTCTGCGAATTATCATTCTATCAGCATAAACACCTCAGTACTTTCCACCTGCCATTCGAAAAAGGATTTACAATGCCTGAAATTATTGATGCCTTCATCAAAAATGGAATTAAATTAACTAAATTGGACAATAATGACTTCCGTGAGTACATGCGAAAATGGGAGGAGAATTCGGAAGAATATTCTGTTAAACTGATTAAATACGGCATCTATGATAAAGTAAGGGGACGAAACTATAAAATCAAGACCGACGCCACCAGGTTAACCTTGGAAAAAATAAAGGAACCCGTAGCCTATGACCGGTTAACATACCTCAAAAATGTTGTGAGTTATTGCCTTAAAGAAGGGTTCTTAAATACGGATACCAGTTTGTCACCAAATTTTATTAATCAATAA